A segment of the Daphnia pulex isolate KAP4 chromosome 10, ASM2113471v1 genome:
TAACATTATTACAAAAcatcaaaaataacaaattgaatcGAACTATTAACACAGAAGCATCAcgtgaaaataaattgtgatAATTAATTTCCTTTAATTGTAGGAATTCTTCCTCCAAGGAAAAGGCAGCGCCAGTCGAACTCGACGtccaacaaatcaaaacaaacaacaaaacaacttggGTGAGTGAAACTACAGAAAAATGCGccattcttttgttattcggAATTGGTTATTATGAAACTGTGTTTTCCAACTGGACGTGCGTTTCAATTTATAGGCTACAGTTTGACTGGTCAGTGgacctgttgttgttgcgtccaACTTAAAGGTTAGTGATAAATTGAGAACAACAGGTCTTTGTGTTTATATAATCCATGTCGTCAACGAAAAAAGTATTCGATTTGAACTTTTGAATGTCAGTCAAATGTCATGCCGTcatggttgttgttgcgtccAACTTAAAGGTTACACTTGATAAATTTAGAGGGTCTTTGTGTCTGTAAATAAGAAGATAAGTTTTCGATTAGAATATTTGAATGTCAGTTTTATGTCAtggtattatttgtttggcgtgGCTATATGTACAATCTTCCCTTTATTGAAGCGGGGATTAACCTGCGGACTGGTCAAAcagggaaagaaacaaaaaagtaaaaaaaccaaTAGATATAAATTATTGACTCGAATGAACTGCAATtagttttgggttttttataagaaaaatgataGCTATtcgttttaataaaaatttcggGTAGGCCTAATTAAAGCTTGATttgagagaaaataaacaaattgtaTTATCGAAACACAACTGCAATCCGATCAGCAGCTGATAGATACCCGTTAACAGTAGAActagaagtaaaaaaataaatgagattGATTGAATAAGGCCAAAAGTTAATTTGTGCTGGAAAGAGTATTGCGCAAACTATAAtatatcaaaatgattcaAGGACAGAGGTTGTCATCACAGGGAACTGAACCACTTTACTGGCTGTTGGCCTCGTACAAGTCGACTGCGGAATTTCCAAAAGTCCTAgcataaaaacaacaaaattatttagtttttcaCCAAAAGTAATTTACTTTAAAAAGTAGAACCTGAAAATTGAGTTCAAGTCCGCGACGTTTCGCTACCTCCACAACCTCTTTGGCGATATTCTCCTGCGACGTGCCTCGAATATCgatgaatttcatttcagcGCAGCTTTATAGAGAAAAGAGGTATACTATCTTAGAATAAATCCCATCGAGTTCTAAATGCAATTCACTACGTGGTACCTGTAGTGAGTGGAAATAGCTTTGCGGAAGCCTCGAGTCCGATTAGGACCCGAACCGTGGATCAAAATGGGGTGAAAGAAAACCGTATCCCCTAAATCCAGACAAGCAACTCTATTTATGGCACTATggtgacaaaaataaaacactatATTCAACAACCTTTTTTCATCGACAATTCGACAATCGGGTGGTCGTCGTAACCCCGTACGCCGTGGTACATCTTGTTTACTCCGTTCTATTTCAGACATGCGATTAGCATAATATGCAAATACTTGTCTGTTCAAACAAAACTCGCCTCCCATTGAGGATAGTCGTGCTGAAGCAATTCCCCTGTATGGGATCCAGGAAGGACAATCAAACATCCGTTCTCGGGTGTGATGTCTTCCATAGCCGTCCAAGAACAAACGATTCTATTAGCCGGGCGGAAAGGGAAATAATGAAGATCCTGTAGGCAaaagggaagagaaaaaaaatggataattTAACTGCACTCAGAAATAATTCCAGTTTAATGGCGTTTATACCTGGTGTAAGGGATGACGGGAAGTAAGGCTTCCAGAATCAGGTGGTTTATTGATAAGCTGCCAGAAAATCATATGGCTCAAAAGTCTTAAAGGAATAACAGTGATGGATTTTAAGGATTTAAATTTACCATTGTGTGGATAGCCATAATGTTGGGCCCAGTAAAACATTCAACATAATCCAGGATCTAGagcaagaaaaataatctcACATACTGATatgataaaaagaataaaacatttagatATTTACAGTTGGGTGTCTGCAGTATTCAAACAGAACATCGTCATACACAAAATCCTGGACTTTGTAGAAGAGATTTTCTCCAACAGCACCCTTCTTCATCAAGGAGACGTCCTTCATCATGGTTAGTGAACCCCATGGTACTTTTTTATCGCACAAGTCCACAAATCTTTGCCTATAAAAGTGacattaaatcaaataatagcaACAGACAATCCAATCAAAGGAGAAAACTAACTTGCAGTTATCCAAGAATTTTGCATCAACTAATTCCTTGACAACAAGAAAACCTTAAcagatttcaaaatcaataaaagataTTATTACGAAAAAAAGATCATATTTTAGTCACCATTTTTCTCATAGAATTCTCTTTGTTCAAGGGTCAGCTTTGAATTATCAAGGGTGTAGTTGAAAACTGGTTTCTAAATACAACTTAATGATTACAATGCATTGCACTATTGCAGCagctatatatattttgtttaataccATGGGTTCCATTGTGGATAAGCAGGCATACGGTTTAGTAATAAGCTACAATAGCGAGTAAAGTAATCCACCGTATTACAATTTACAACATAAAACTGTATCTAAAACTTGTAAACTACGTTCTGAATTCTCGCACGTACGCAAAATTTTGCTCGAGGCTTTTGTAAATGTAAACAAACAGACTGACAGATAAAGGGCGACACGGCGACACCTGttgagattttcttttaatcggTTTTgacttttcaaacaaattttttatgtcaataaataaaacgtttgCGATGACTAAAGAATTAAGAATGACCaaattaatattattgtcGGTCAATATGAATGCGTGTTGCGTCTCACAATTGGCGTTTAAAACTTTTCGCTTCACTAACTGAGTGACATTGAAATTAcagaataaatatttatacagaataataattaatgtaTAGAATATAATCAGAGTATGAAATGTTATTGCTTATT
Coding sequences within it:
- the LOC124204198 gene encoding phytanoyl-CoA dioxygenase, peroxisomal-like isoform X1 — translated: MEPMKPVFNYTLDNSKLTLEQREFYEKNGFLVVKELVDAKFLDNCKQRFVDLCDKKVPWGSLTMMKDVSLMKKGAVGENLFYKVQDFVYDDVLFEYCRHPTILDYVECFTGPNIMAIHTMLINKPPDSGSLTSRHPLHQDLHYFPFRPANRIVCSWTAMEDITPENGCLIVLPGSHTGELLQHDYPQWENGVNKMYHGVRGYDDHPIVELSMKKGDTVFFHPILIHGSGPNRTRGFRKAISTHYSCAEMKFIDIRGTSQENIAKEVVEVAKRRGLELNFQDFWKFRSRLVRGQQPVKWFSSL
- the LOC124204198 gene encoding phytanoyl-CoA dioxygenase, peroxisomal-like isoform X2, yielding MPAYPQWNPWQRFVDLCDKKVPWGSLTMMKDVSLMKKGAVGENLFYKVQDFVYDDVLFEYCRHPTILDYVECFTGPNIMAIHTMLINKPPDSGSLTSRHPLHQDLHYFPFRPANRIVCSWTAMEDITPENGCLIVLPGSHTGELLQHDYPQWENGVNKMYHGVRGYDDHPIVELSMKKGDTVFFHPILIHGSGPNRTRGFRKAISTHYSCAEMKFIDIRGTSQENIAKEVVEVAKRRGLELNFQDFWKFRSRLVRGQQPVKWFSSL